GGCGGATTACCTGGAGCGGGACGACGAGGAGGGCTTCGTGAAGGCCCTCCTCCAAGGCCAGCCCGAGGCCCCCACCTACTTCAAGGAGATGAAGCGGCTGAACCGGGACGGGATGGCCATCCTGGGCGGCCTTCCCCACCCGGGCCGCCTCACCCCGGCCCAGTTTGAGCGCTGGCTGAAGGAGGGGGCCATCCTCGTGGACACCCGGGACAAGTTCGCCTTCGCCGGCGGGCACCTCCCGGGGAGCATCAACATCCCCGCGGGGAAGAACTTCTCCACCTGGGCGGGCTGGCTCCTCCCCTACGACCGCCCCCTCGTCCTCCTCGCCCGCCCCGAGGAGGTGGAGGCCCTCACCCGGGCCCTCGTCCGCATCGGCCTGGACGAGGTGGTGGGGTACATCCCGGGCCTGGAGGGCTACGCCCAAGGGGAGCTGGAAACCGTCCCCCAGATCTCCGTCAAGGAGGCCAAGGAGCTCTGGGAGAAGGGGAAGGCCTTCGTCCTGGACGTGCGCGGTCGGGACGAGTACCTCGCGGGGCACATCCCCGGGGCCCTGAACATCCACGCGGGCCGCATCCTCGCCCACCTGGACCGGCTTCCCAAGGATAAGCCCCTCATCGTCCACTGCGTGGGCGGGGACCGCTCCAGCACCGCCATCAGCGCCCTCCTGGCCCACGGCTTCAGGAACGCCCTGAACCTCACCGGGGGGATCAAGGCCTGGCGGGAGGCGGGCTTCCCCGTGGTGCAGGGCGAGGAACTGGTGCAGGCCTAAGCGAACCCACCCCGGCCTAGGCCGGGGTGGGCCGCCCAAACCCCAAGGAGGTTTTCCATGTACGAGACCCAGGTGCACGAACTTTCCCCCGAAGAGGCCAAGCGGCTTTACGACCAAGGGGTACCCTTCTTTGACGTGCGCGAGGTGGAGGAGTACGCCCAAGCCCGGATCCCCGGGGCGCGGCTCCTCCCCCTTTCCGAGTTCATGGCCCGCTACGGGGAGATCCCCAAGGGCACCCCGGTGGTCCTCTACTGCCGCACGGGCAACCGCTCCTGGCAGGCGGCGGCCTGGCTCAGCGCCCAGGGCTACCGGGTGTACAACCTCGAGGGCGGCATCGTCCGCTGGTACCGGGCGGGCCTCCCCGTGGACACCACGCCCATGGAAGCGGCCTACAGGGCCACGCCCTACCAAGAGGTGGGGCCGGAGGAGGCGAAGGCCCTCCTGGAAGAGGCCTTCGTGGTGGACGTGCGGGAGGCGTGGGAGTACGGGGAGGGCCATATCCCGGGCGCCGTGAACATCCCCCTCTCCGCCCTGCCCCAGAGGCTTTCCGAGCTTCCCAAGGACAGGCCCATCCTCCTCGTGTGCAACTCGGGGAACCGCTCGGGCGTGGCGGCGGAGTTCCTCGTGGCCCAGGGGTTTAACGGGGAAAGGGTCTACAACCTCGAGAGGGGCACCTACGCCTGGGCGTCCCGAGGCCTCCCCCTAGAGCGGTAAGATGACGCTTCCCGCCCTCGTCGGCGCCCTCCTCATCGGCCTCTCCCTCGGGCTTTTGGGCTCGGGGGGGTCCATCCTCACCGTGCCCGTCCTCGTCTACCTCCTGGGGGAGCCCCCCAAGCAGGCCATCGCCGAAAGCCTCCTCATCGTGGGCGGGATCGCCCTCCTCGGGGCGGTCCCCTACGCCCTGAGGGGCCTCGTGGACTTCCGCAACGTCCTCTTCTTCGGCCTGCCGGGGATGGCGGGGACCTACCTCGGGGCGTGGCTTTCCCGCTTCGTCCCGGGCCAGGTCCAGCTCCTCACCTTCGCCCTGGTGATGCTCCTCGCCGCCTACTTCATGGCGAGGCCCCTCCCCTTGAAGCGCCAAGAAGGCGGGCGCAAGCCCTGGAAAATCGTCCTGGACGGCCTCGCCGTGGGGGCCCTCACCGGGTTCGTGGGGGTGGGGGGCGGGTTTTTGATCGTCCCCGCCCTGGTCCTCCTGGGGGGGCTTCCCATGCACCTCGCCGTGGGCACGAGCCTCCTCATCATTGCCCTGAAGTCCTTCGCTGGGTTCTACAAGTACCTCCACCTCCTCCCCGCCTTAGGCCTCTCGGTGAACTACCAGGTGGCGGGGCTCTTCGTCCTCGTGGGCTTTCTCGGAAGCCTCCTCGGGGGGAGGGTGGCGGTGCGCCTGCCCCAGGAGGGCCTCAAGCGGGGCTTCGCCCTCTTCCTGGTGGCCATGGGAGTCTTCATCGTGGCCCAGAACCTGGGCTAGGCGCCCATGTGGTAGGCTTCGGGGGATGCCGCGCTACGGGTTCCACCTTTCCGTCGCCGGGAAAAAGGGCGTGGCCGGGGCGGTGGAGGAGGCCACCGCCCTCGGCCTCACCGCTTTCCAGATCTTCGCCAAAAGCCCGCGGAGCTGGCGCCCAAGGGCCCTCTCCCCGGCCGAGGTGGAGGCCTTCCGCGCCCTAAGGGAGGCCTCCGGGGGCCTTCCCGCCGTGATCCACGCCTCCTACCTGGTCAACCTGGGGGCGGAGGGGGAGCTTTGGGAGAAGAGCGTGGCGAGCCTGGCGGACGACCTGGAGAAGGCCGCCCTCCTCGGGGTGGAGTACGTGGTCGTCCACCCCGGCTCGGGCCACCCCGAGCGGGTCAAGGAAGGGGCCCTCAAGGCCCTGCGCCTCGCCGGCGTCCGCTCCCGCCCCGTCCTCCTCGTGGAGAACACCGCCGGTGGCGGGGAGAAGGTGGGGGCGCGGTTTGAGGAGCTCGCCTGGCTCGTGGCGGACACCCCCCTCCAGGTCTGCCTGGACACCTGCCACGCCTACGCCGCCGGGTACGACGTGGCCGAGGACCCCCAAGGGGTCCTGGACGCCCTGGACCGGGCCGTGGGCCTAGAGCGGGTGCCCGTGGTCCACCTCAACGACTCCGTGGGCGGCCTCGGAAGCCGCGTGGACCACCACGCCCACCTCCTCCGGGGAAGGATCGGGGAGGGGCTCAAGCGCGTCCTCTTGGACCCGAGGCTCAAGGACCGGGTCTTCATCCTGGAAACCCCCAGGGGAGTGGAGGAGGACGCCTGGAACCTCCGCGTCCTTAGGGCCTGGCTCGAGGAGGCCTAAGCGCCCCACCCTGTCCTTAGACCGAAGGGGAGGCCCCTAAGTACCCCACCGCGGTTTCGCCGCGGTGGGGGTCCCAAATTGGCCTCCCAAGCCTCCCTCATGTTGCGAAGCCGACGTGCGGACACTTAGCCCAAAAGGAGGGTGGTGAAGAAGACCCGGCGG
This region of Thermus thermophilus genomic DNA includes:
- a CDS encoding MBL fold metallo-hydrolase, encoding MIFRQIYEEGLAQMSYLLGCAATGEALVVDPRRDVDVYLELAQSLGLRITAIAETHIHADYLSGARELARVTGATLYLSDEGDENWKYKGLEGFPHVLLKDGDEFRVGNIRVRAVHTPGHTPEHLSFLVADGAVTEEPLLFLTGDFVFVGDVGRPDLLEEAAGIKGTAEPGARRMFRSLKEKFLTLPDHVQVWPGHGAGSACGKALGALPATTVGYERRHAWWADYLERDDEEGFVKALLQGQPEAPTYFKEMKRLNRDGMAILGGLPHPGRLTPAQFERWLKEGAILVDTRDKFAFAGGHLPGSINIPAGKNFSTWAGWLLPYDRPLVLLARPEEVEALTRALVRIGLDEVVGYIPGLEGYAQGELETVPQISVKEAKELWEKGKAFVLDVRGRDEYLAGHIPGALNIHAGRILAHLDRLPKDKPLIVHCVGGDRSSTAISALLAHGFRNALNLTGGIKAWREAGFPVVQGEELVQA
- a CDS encoding rhodanese-like domain-containing protein, which translates into the protein MYETQVHELSPEEAKRLYDQGVPFFDVREVEEYAQARIPGARLLPLSEFMARYGEIPKGTPVVLYCRTGNRSWQAAAWLSAQGYRVYNLEGGIVRWYRAGLPVDTTPMEAAYRATPYQEVGPEEAKALLEEAFVVDVREAWEYGEGHIPGAVNIPLSALPQRLSELPKDRPILLVCNSGNRSGVAAEFLVAQGFNGERVYNLERGTYAWASRGLPLER
- a CDS encoding sulfite exporter TauE/SafE family protein; translated protein: MTLPALVGALLIGLSLGLLGSGGSILTVPVLVYLLGEPPKQAIAESLLIVGGIALLGAVPYALRGLVDFRNVLFFGLPGMAGTYLGAWLSRFVPGQVQLLTFALVMLLAAYFMARPLPLKRQEGGRKPWKIVLDGLAVGALTGFVGVGGGFLIVPALVLLGGLPMHLAVGTSLLIIALKSFAGFYKYLHLLPALGLSVNYQVAGLFVLVGFLGSLLGGRVAVRLPQEGLKRGFALFLVAMGVFIVAQNLG
- the nfo gene encoding endonuclease IV encodes the protein MPRYGFHLSVAGKKGVAGAVEEATALGLTAFQIFAKSPRSWRPRALSPAEVEAFRALREASGGLPAVIHASYLVNLGAEGELWEKSVASLADDLEKAALLGVEYVVVHPGSGHPERVKEGALKALRLAGVRSRPVLLVENTAGGGEKVGARFEELAWLVADTPLQVCLDTCHAYAAGYDVAEDPQGVLDALDRAVGLERVPVVHLNDSVGGLGSRVDHHAHLLRGRIGEGLKRVLLDPRLKDRVFILETPRGVEEDAWNLRVLRAWLEEA